A single Populus alba chromosome 7, ASM523922v2, whole genome shotgun sequence DNA region contains:
- the LOC118059594 gene encoding uncharacterized protein isoform X3: MGKNQAYKAMQRSRLGSSSGGPEEIEDGMVDGSFHSPEWHAARLASLNTTHTVTWEEFKKKQKEDEMRKGELEADKDRMMREYRAQLDAERARKLAHGRNHSGSKSSHQKDRKDRDSKKRSSKKRKNRRSSLCH, translated from the exons ATGGGTAAAAATCAAGCTTACAAAGCTATGCAAAGATCCAGGCTTGGCTCCAGCTCCGGTGGTCCTGAAGAGATTGAAGATGGCATG GTGGATGGTTCTTTTCATTCACCAGAGTGGCATGCTGCTCGTTTGGCCAGCCTTAATACAACTCACACAGTAACCTGGGAAGAGTTCAAGAAAAAGCAAAAG GAGGATGAAATGAGAAAGGGGGAACTAGAAGCAGATAAGGATAGAATGATGAGAGAGTACCGAGCTCAATTGGATGCTGAGAGGGCACGCAAACTTGCTCATGGCCGGAATCACTCTGGTAGCAAATCTAGTCATCAAAAGG ATAGAAAGGACAGAGATTCAAAGAAACGCagcagtaaaaaaagaaag AACAGGCGGTCCTCCTTGTGCCATTGA
- the LOC118059594 gene encoding uncharacterized protein isoform X2, whose translation MGKNQAYKAMQRSRLGSSSGGPEEIEDGMVDGSFHSPEWHAARLASLNTTHTVTWEEFKKKQKEDEMRKGELEADKDRMMREYRAQLDAERARKLAHGRNHSGSKSSHQKDRKDRDSKKRSSKKRKHSRRRSDDSSSSSSSSDSSSSEDERESKRSKSRSRKTKEKKRKSRTKHSSIDDEEAAGPVPLSKFFGSLKN comes from the exons ATGGGTAAAAATCAAGCTTACAAAGCTATGCAAAGATCCAGGCTTGGCTCCAGCTCCGGTGGTCCTGAAGAGATTGAAGATGGCATG GTGGATGGTTCTTTTCATTCACCAGAGTGGCATGCTGCTCGTTTGGCCAGCCTTAATACAACTCACACAGTAACCTGGGAAGAGTTCAAGAAAAAGCAAAAG GAGGATGAAATGAGAAAGGGGGAACTAGAAGCAGATAAGGATAGAATGATGAGAGAGTACCGAGCTCAATTGGATGCTGAGAGGGCACGCAAACTTGCTCATGGCCGGAATCACTCTGGTAGCAAATCTAGTCATCAAAAGG ATAGAAAGGACAGAGATTCAAAGAAACGCagcagtaaaaaaagaaag CATTCGAGGCGGAGATCCGATGATTCTAGCTCCTCCAGTTCATCCTCGGATTCTTCAAGTAGTGAAGATGAGAGGGAATCAAAAAGATCAAAGTCAAGGTCtagaaaaacaaaggaaaagaagCGCAAGTCCAGAACCAAGCACTCCAGTATTGATGATGAAGAGGCTGCTGGGCCTGTGCCACTTTCTAAATTCTTTGGAAGCTTGAAGAACTAA
- the LOC118059619 gene encoding diaboline synthase-like codes for MGVDKVAYRPNFPTGLHPRPRYTTGFAPTVPAEEIQLKPRKVLMKKYVFSGAAISKLKAAVSAGLNGSELLKRQPTRVEIVIGLSLSELLERVDQHEIELLNQLVHLLSDSDDTPLVTVQFNMFECGGLAIGLGVLHRILDAFSTFAFINAFAAISKLKAAVSGSEQLKRQPTRVEVMVALTWNTLMKVAEARNGHLRPSISRFAVNLRGIEDNTTDT; via the exons ATGGGGGTTGATAAAGTAGCATATCGTCCGAATTTCCCAACCGGCCTACATCCGCGGCCAAGATACACGACTGGTTTTGCTCCTACAGTTCCAGCTGAAGAGATCCAACTTAAACCTAGAAAGGTTCTGATGAAAAAGTATGTTTTTAGCGGTGCAGCAATATCAAAGCTGAAAGCAGCAGTCAGTGCTGGTCTTAATGGTTCAGAATTGCTGAAACGCCAACCGACACGAGTGGAGATCGTGATAGGATTA AGCCTCTCTGAGCTTCTTGAGAGAGTAGATCAGCATGAGATTGAGCTGCTAAATCAACTGGTCCATCTTCTGTCCGACTCGGATGACACCCCTTTGGTCACTGTCCAATTCAACATGTTTGAATGTGGTGGACTAGCCATTGGTCTAGGTGTTCTTCACAGAATCCTTGATGCATTCTCGACGTTTGCATTTATTAATGCTTTCGCTG CAATATCAAAGCTGAAAGCAGCCGTTAGTGGTTCGGAGCAGCTGAAACGCCAACCGACACGAGTGGAAGTCATGGTAGCACTGACATGGAATACTCTCATGAAGGTGGCTGAAGCTAGGAATGGCCATTTGAGGCCATCCATCTCCAGATTTGCAGTTAACTTGCGTGGGATCGAGGACAACACTACCGATACCTGA
- the LOC118059594 gene encoding uncharacterized protein isoform X1: protein MGKNQAYKAMQRSRLGSSSGGPEEIEDGMVDGSFHSPEWHAARLASLNTTHTVTWEEFKKKQKEDEMRKGELEADKDRMMREYRAQLDAERARKLAHGRNHSGSKSSHQKDRKDRDSKKRSSKKRKAVLLVPLKHSRRRSDDSSSSSSSSDSSSSEDERESKRSKSRSRKTKEKKRKSRTKHSSIDDEEAAGPVPLSKFFGSLKN, encoded by the exons ATGGGTAAAAATCAAGCTTACAAAGCTATGCAAAGATCCAGGCTTGGCTCCAGCTCCGGTGGTCCTGAAGAGATTGAAGATGGCATG GTGGATGGTTCTTTTCATTCACCAGAGTGGCATGCTGCTCGTTTGGCCAGCCTTAATACAACTCACACAGTAACCTGGGAAGAGTTCAAGAAAAAGCAAAAG GAGGATGAAATGAGAAAGGGGGAACTAGAAGCAGATAAGGATAGAATGATGAGAGAGTACCGAGCTCAATTGGATGCTGAGAGGGCACGCAAACTTGCTCATGGCCGGAATCACTCTGGTAGCAAATCTAGTCATCAAAAGG ATAGAAAGGACAGAGATTCAAAGAAACGCagcagtaaaaaaagaaag GCGGTCCTCCTTGTGCCATTGAAG CATTCGAGGCGGAGATCCGATGATTCTAGCTCCTCCAGTTCATCCTCGGATTCTTCAAGTAGTGAAGATGAGAGGGAATCAAAAAGATCAAAGTCAAGGTCtagaaaaacaaaggaaaagaagCGCAAGTCCAGAACCAAGCACTCCAGTATTGATGATGAAGAGGCTGCTGGGCCTGTGCCACTTTCTAAATTCTTTGGAAGCTTGAAGAACTAA